In bacterium, the following are encoded in one genomic region:
- the mraY gene encoding phospho-N-acetylmuramoyl-pentapeptide-transferase, which produces MIRFSDPLLVAHTAKILILTIVSFAVAILSTPLMTHFLFKYKFAKSIREGSTPIYTALHKKKEGTPTSGGIIIWGTVLVLAIGLSILGSIFPESIFSWLSFLTRRETLLPLGALVACALVGLVDDYWNVRKIGPFGGGLRMMHRIIVYTVIAIIGAWWFYYKLGWNQIHVPAIGDFIIGFWYVPLFIFVIVATAFSVNEADGLDGLAGGIMLFCFGAFGIIAFSKGMVDLAVFCGVIIGALLAFLWFNVYPARFIMGDTGAMSLGTTLGVIAMLTDSVLVLPIIGLPLVIESLSVIIQITSKKIRHKKVFLSAPIHHHFEALGWPETKVTMRFWIIAAMSATVGIIIGIIGGGKQSIL; this is translated from the coding sequence ATGATTCGTTTTTCCGACCCGTTGTTAGTTGCCCACACCGCCAAAATTTTGATTTTAACAATTGTTTCATTTGCGGTGGCAATTTTATCGACGCCACTCATGACGCACTTTCTTTTTAAGTACAAGTTTGCCAAGTCGATTCGTGAAGGTTCAACGCCAATTTATACCGCTCTGCACAAAAAAAAAGAGGGAACACCAACGAGTGGAGGAATAATAATTTGGGGTACGGTGTTGGTGCTCGCTATTGGCTTGTCAATTTTAGGATCGATTTTTCCTGAAAGTATTTTTTCGTGGCTATCATTTTTGACACGTCGTGAAACACTTTTGCCGTTGGGCGCGTTAGTGGCGTGTGCTTTGGTGGGATTGGTTGATGATTACTGGAATGTCCGAAAAATCGGTCCATTTGGTGGGGGGTTAAGGATGATGCACCGGATTATTGTTTATACGGTAATCGCGATAATTGGTGCCTGGTGGTTTTATTATAAACTGGGTTGGAACCAAATTCATGTTCCGGCGATTGGTGATTTTATAATCGGTTTTTGGTACGTTCCGCTATTTATCTTTGTCATCGTGGCGACCGCCTTTTCGGTTAATGAGGCGGACGGCTTAGACGGTCTTGCGGGCGGAATAATGCTTTTCTGTTTCGGGGCTTTTGGAATAATCGCATTTTCGAAGGGAATGGTAGATTTGGCGGTTTTTTGTGGTGTGATTATCGGTGCGTTGCTGGCTTTTCTCTGGTTCAATGTATATCCGGCGCGCTTTATTATGGGGGATACCGGCGCGATGAGTTTGGGAACAACATTGGGAGTGATCGCGATGCTCACCGATTCGGTTTTAGTTTTACCAATTATCGGTCTGCCGTTGGTGATTGAGTCACTTTCCGTTATTATTCAAATTACCAGTAAAAAAATTCGACACAAGAAAGTTTTTCTTTCCGCGCCGATTCATCATCATTTTGAAGCACTCGGCTGGCCGGAAACAAAAGTGACAATGCGTTTTTGGATTATCGCCGCCATGTCCGCCACCGTAGGAATTATTATCGGGATTATTGGTGGCGGGAAACAGTCGATATTGTAG
- a CDS encoding MoxR family ATPase, producing MNEKMKAAIALTSKVQSVMRDVETRHIGRADVVQATFLALVSGRPAFFLGSPGTDKTGAVQDMARQIAGAVFYDVLMPTIVSVEQLLVESTSIEEASTAGGGKSIRTRDTLGRAALAHLLFADEIWKAEPRVLQTLIDLSKGDGVRHEGQMVATPLLAFLAASNELPEAEGNLGAIWSRMTIRVVVNPLDRAGKNELVKARLARATGGSKTATQTLTLADIETLRTARKYVDIPQGVIDAVLDVYQELVDDKSTDFSWAWADDRRFGRVFDVMQAKALLDGRTVVSKQDLAVLEWLLWDVPEHIPVVKAKLAPYCRTPFSDAQEAVDALLTPGGVVELVRNGDRVKGVQAITQCEAALTELKRLKGEADSGTSSRIADLVKQVEAVKDDVIAVVTGAKMPQRGN from the coding sequence ATGAACGAAAAAATGAAAGCGGCGATTGCTCTGACGTCGAAGGTTCAGAGTGTAATGCGGGATGTGGAGACTCGGCACATTGGGCGCGCAGATGTGGTGCAAGCCACGTTTTTGGCGCTCGTGTCGGGGCGACCCGCGTTTTTCCTCGGCAGTCCCGGAACCGACAAAACCGGGGCGGTGCAGGACATGGCCAGGCAAATTGCCGGCGCCGTGTTCTATGATGTGTTGATGCCGACCATCGTGTCGGTTGAGCAACTCCTTGTTGAGTCCACCTCGATCGAGGAAGCGTCCACAGCGGGAGGCGGAAAGTCAATCCGTACCCGTGACACGCTGGGACGCGCCGCGTTGGCGCACTTGCTCTTTGCTGACGAGATCTGGAAAGCGGAACCCCGTGTTCTGCAGACCTTGATCGACTTGAGCAAGGGCGACGGGGTGCGTCACGAAGGCCAGATGGTGGCAACACCGTTGCTGGCTTTTCTCGCAGCATCGAACGAGTTGCCGGAAGCCGAGGGCAACCTCGGAGCGATCTGGTCTCGGATGACCATCCGCGTGGTGGTAAATCCGTTGGATCGCGCGGGCAAAAATGAGCTGGTGAAAGCCCGGCTCGCTCGCGCTACCGGAGGTAGCAAGACGGCCACGCAGACGCTGACGCTCGCAGACATTGAAACTTTGCGAACGGCGCGAAAATACGTCGATATCCCGCAAGGCGTCATTGACGCAGTGTTGGATGTCTACCAGGAACTTGTTGACGACAAGTCAACGGACTTTTCCTGGGCGTGGGCGGATGACCGGCGGTTCGGTCGCGTGTTCGACGTCATGCAGGCGAAAGCTCTGCTTGACGGACGGACAGTGGTCAGCAAGCAGGATTTGGCGGTGCTGGAGTGGTTGCTCTGGGACGTTCCCGAGCACATTCCAGTCGTCAAAGCGAAGCTTGCTCCGTACTGTCGGACGCCGTTTTCCGACGCGCAGGAGGCGGTAGATGCACTGCTCACTCCGGGCGGAGTGGTCGAGTTGGTGCGAAACGGGGACAGGGTCAAGGGTGTTCAGGCTATCACGCAGTGTGAGGCCGCCCTGACCGAGCTGAAACGTCTCAAGGGGGAGGCGGACAGCGGGACGTCGTCTAGAATTGCCGACTTGGTAAAACAAGTCGAGGCAGTTAAAGATGACGTGATCGCAGTCGTGACCGGGGCCAAAATGCCCCAAAGGGGAAACTAA
- a CDS encoding UDP-N-acetylglucosamine--N-acetylmuramyl-(pentapeptide) pyrophosphoryl-undecaprenol N-acetylglucosamine transferase: MRIVLTGGGSGGHLTPLVSVADTLKRMYHEGEISFPESRNSGLEIRYVGVVTEIDKSILEKADIPYEHIPSGKIRRYLSGAPLTAMEMFVQLPFGILRAFWRMYILMPEVVFSKGGYGSIPVVIASWVYRIPILMHETDIVPGLSNKKLSRFASAIVVGFRKAEQYFKQDRVFVAGTPLREIFYKLPDRETARRELQLHDRKPVLFVTGGSQGAQRINNVILEMLIRVLPDFQVVHQVGQLNLEPVQEFVRSTLGNFPDISDYHVLGFIDERTMANCFSASDLVVSRAGGTTLAELAVAGKPSVLIPLGESANNHQWENAYFYREAGAAVVLDESNVSPPLLEATIRRVFQRQSNLELMSSRVRELARPSASIDIAQLLVQMGLGFVPRRKLEAVKEK; the protein is encoded by the coding sequence ATGCGTATCGTTCTAACCGGTGGTGGCTCCGGTGGTCATTTGACGCCTTTGGTTTCGGTTGCCGATACCCTAAAGCGCATGTATCACGAAGGTGAGATTAGTTTTCCGGAAAGCCGAAATAGTGGCCTTGAAATTAGGTATGTTGGCGTGGTTACAGAAATTGATAAGTCGATTCTGGAAAAAGCCGATATTCCATATGAACACATTCCATCGGGCAAAATTAGGCGTTATTTATCGGGCGCGCCGCTTACGGCAATGGAAATGTTTGTTCAACTTCCATTCGGAATTTTGCGGGCTTTTTGGCGGATGTATATTTTGATGCCCGAAGTGGTTTTCAGTAAAGGTGGTTACGGATCAATTCCTGTTGTTATTGCGTCCTGGGTTTATCGGATTCCGATTTTAATGCACGAAACGGATATTGTGCCGGGATTATCTAATAAAAAATTATCGCGCTTTGCATCGGCGATTGTGGTGGGCTTCCGAAAAGCAGAACAATATTTTAAACAAGATCGGGTTTTTGTCGCCGGTACACCGTTGCGCGAAATCTTTTACAAATTACCGGACAGAGAAACAGCGCGAAGAGAATTACAATTACATGATCGCAAGCCGGTGTTGTTTGTAACTGGTGGAAGTCAGGGTGCGCAACGGATAAATAACGTGATTTTAGAAATGCTGATTCGTGTGTTACCGGATTTTCAGGTGGTGCATCAAGTGGGGCAACTTAATTTGGAACCGGTACAGGAGTTTGTAAGAAGTACGCTGGGAAATTTTCCAGACATTAGTGATTATCACGTCTTGGGTTTTATCGACGAACGCACGATGGCGAATTGTTTTTCAGCCTCGGATCTTGTTGTTTCCAGGGCAGGTGGAACAACCCTGGCGGAATTAGCCGTGGCGGGGAAGCCATCTGTTTTAATTCCCTTGGGAGAGTCCGCTAATAATCACCAGTGGGAAAATGCCTATTTCTATCGTGAGGCCGGTGCGGCGGTTGTATTAGACGAAAGCAATGTCTCGCCACCTTTGTTAGAAGCAACAATCCGTCGTGTCTTTCAACGTCAAAGTAATTTAGAATTAATGTCGTCTCGCGTCCGTGAGTTAGCCCGTCCATCCGCGTCGATAGATATAGCGCAATTATTGGTCCAAATGGGTCTTGGCTTCGTGCCAAGACGAAAATTGGAAGCAGTCAAGGAAAAGTAG
- the murB gene encoding UDP-N-acetylmuramate dehydrogenase, translating to MINIEENVNLSKFCTWHVGGQARFLTRVATFEDLQEALAWVQEKKLAFFVLGGGSNVLFPDAGYNGLIIKIEGRNISLNRRELIVEAGAIARLAVLKAAEKNLGGIEHLAGIPGTIGGLVRGNAGAFGTETKDFLKWVRVLHKTDGNWNEEVLSKRDVDFSYRDSLFKRETGNYIIWEVVFELVKKNKTEILALVDADLVARKDKQPYTFPSAGSVFKNPSPELSAGRIIEECGCKGLRIGGAEVSTQHANFILNKGGATSADIFGLITEIKKRVFEQKGVKLVEEVIII from the coding sequence ATGATCAATATTGAAGAAAACGTAAATCTTTCAAAGTTTTGCACGTGGCACGTTGGTGGACAGGCGCGTTTTTTGACGCGTGTTGCAACTTTTGAAGATTTGCAAGAAGCATTGGCTTGGGTGCAAGAAAAAAAGCTAGCTTTTTTTGTTCTCGGTGGCGGTTCAAACGTATTATTTCCGGACGCCGGCTATAACGGTTTAATCATAAAAATTGAAGGAAGAAATATTTCGTTGAATAGAAGAGAGTTGATTGTTGAGGCGGGCGCAATTGCACGGCTGGCAGTACTTAAAGCGGCGGAAAAAAATCTTGGTGGCATTGAACACCTCGCCGGAATTCCTGGGACGATTGGCGGATTGGTGCGTGGCAACGCGGGGGCGTTTGGCACGGAAACGAAGGATTTTTTGAAGTGGGTGAGAGTGTTGCACAAGACGGATGGTAATTGGAACGAAGAGGTGTTGAGTAAGAGAGATGTTGATTTTTCATATCGCGATTCCTTATTCAAACGTGAAACGGGCAACTATATTATTTGGGAAGTGGTTTTTGAACTGGTTAAAAAAAATAAGACGGAAATACTGGCTTTGGTAGATGCGGATTTGGTGGCGCGAAAAGACAAACAGCCGTACACTTTTCCAAGCGCGGGTTCTGTTTTTAAAAATCCGTCACCCGAGTTGTCGGCCGGGCGTATCATTGAGGAGTGTGGTTGTAAAGGACTAAGAATTGGTGGGGCGGAAGTGAGCACGCAACACGCCAATTTTATCCTTAATAAGGGTGGTGCAACATCCGCTGATATTTTTGGGTTGATTACGGAAATCAAAAAGCGTGTTTTTGAACAAAAAGGTGTAAAATTGGTCGAAGAGGTAATAATAATATAA
- a CDS encoding CRISPR-associated protein Csx3 — translation MAGTYNVIVDAAAPATTLKIGFGSPAQNDQIVKDAVAAVKALGLTGGKLVKLNGPASLPVAVAIGHEVAHLFGAVAVFDPKLGNKYVVVVSHDPDFAVGSVIE, via the coding sequence ATGGCAGGAACGTACAACGTGATCGTCGATGCCGCCGCCCCCGCCACGACCTTGAAAATCGGTTTTGGCAGTCCGGCCCAGAACGACCAGATCGTGAAGGATGCGGTCGCGGCCGTGAAGGCGCTCGGCTTGACCGGCGGGAAGCTGGTCAAGTTGAACGGGCCGGCTTCGTTGCCGGTGGCCGTCGCCATCGGGCACGAGGTGGCCCACCTGTTCGGGGCCGTCGCGGTGTTCGACCCGAAACTCGGGAACAAATACGTCGTGGTGGTGAGCCACGACCCCGATTTCGCGGTCGGTAGCGTCATCGAGTAG
- the ftsW gene encoding putative lipid II flippase FtsW: MKKIAMKKTPDLILLLAIIALVSLGSLMLVSASSVLGLDLHNDPYFFVRHQLYYGILPGLFLLIVTMFVPYTFWRRAVVPILVGVVILLLMVFVPQFQMSYGGASRWVRLGFISVQPAEFAKLAVILYLAALFSSREEKHGHVHDTLIPFLIVVGLIGFLIIKQPDIGTLVVVTSASLIIYYLAGASWKHLWMVIGGGLGTLIVLIRLAPYRMARFTTFLHPELDPKGIGYQVHQALLAVGSGGIWGLGFGRSRQKFRYLPEPAGDSIFAIASEELGFLRISILLSLYIFIIIRGYQIARKAPDMFSKLVAGGITSWFFVQAVVHIGANLSIFPLTGIPLPLVSYGGSAIVITLVGAGILLNISRYSND, encoded by the coding sequence ATGAAAAAAATAGCAATGAAAAAAACGCCTGATCTAATTTTGTTACTCGCCATCATCGCCCTTGTCTCCTTGGGCAGTTTAATGTTGGTGTCCGCATCATCTGTATTGGGGTTGGACTTGCACAATGATCCTTATTTCTTTGTTCGTCATCAATTGTATTACGGGATATTGCCCGGTTTGTTTTTACTTATTGTCACGATGTTTGTTCCATATACGTTTTGGCGACGTGCCGTTGTGCCAATTTTGGTTGGGGTGGTTATTCTTCTCTTGATGGTCTTTGTACCCCAGTTTCAGATGTCTTATGGTGGAGCGTCACGTTGGGTGCGTTTGGGTTTTATCTCCGTTCAACCTGCCGAATTTGCCAAACTCGCGGTTATTCTTTATTTGGCGGCATTGTTTTCCAGTCGTGAAGAGAAACATGGTCATGTGCATGATACACTGATTCCATTTTTAATTGTTGTTGGGCTGATTGGTTTTCTCATTATTAAACAACCGGATATAGGTACATTGGTGGTGGTTACTAGCGCGTCCTTGATTATTTATTATCTTGCCGGGGCAAGCTGGAAGCATCTTTGGATGGTGATTGGTGGTGGATTAGGGACTTTGATTGTTTTAATTCGTCTTGCGCCATATCGCATGGCGCGTTTTACCACCTTTCTTCATCCCGAGTTGGATCCAAAGGGGATTGGCTACCAAGTCCACCAAGCATTGCTGGCAGTAGGGTCGGGTGGAATTTGGGGATTAGGCTTTGGAAGAAGTCGACAAAAGTTTCGTTATCTGCCGGAACCGGCGGGTGATTCAATCTTTGCCATTGCTTCCGAAGAATTGGGATTTTTGCGGATTAGTATCTTGTTGAGTCTGTATATTTTTATTATTATTCGGGGTTATCAAATTGCGCGTAAGGCGCCGGATATGTTTAGTAAATTAGTGGCCGGCGGAATTACATCTTGGTTTTTTGTGCAAGCAGTTGTGCACATTGGGGCGAATCTTTCGATCTTTCCCTTAACTGGCATTCCGTTACCACTCGTTTCTTATGGAGGATCGGCGATTGTGATAACGCTTGTGGGAGCGGGGATACTGCTGAATATCTCACGATATTCGAACGATTAA
- the murC gene encoding UDP-N-acetylmuramate--L-alanine ligase: MNQTFKSGTKVYCLGVGGIGLSGVAQWMKELGCEVKGSDRAVSSVTQMLETKGVLTKIEEVTESVPENTDIVVYSDALPFEHPARVFARAKGIREMNYAQCLGLLTEGYRCIAVAGSHGKSTTTALIAHILTEAGLDPTVVVGTKVPTLGNVNFRFGRSDIVVVEADEFRSHFLELSPTVAIINNIDHDHVDVFPTIESYVDAFKKFVVKIKVGGELILNVHDSYTEKLAGERDDINVTFFEKRDAEIASASLRAASQRRNYVVDFQKYDNGRQYFSVSKNNVSMGDFNIAFPGDHMLLDAVAAIAAAVPFLDDLEKIRNAMATFRGTWRRFELLGKYKSATVISDYAHHPTEVKALLRGTRQAYPNKKIVIVFQPHQSSRTQAFGNDFIEALSLADEVLLVEVFSVAGRDNPKDFSTDRHWVEVLKQRGKEAYYAEDLFVAEKMLRETEPTDEILLFVGAGSIDQLARKMV; this comes from the coding sequence ATGAATCAAACTTTCAAATCAGGTACAAAAGTGTATTGTTTAGGCGTTGGTGGTATCGGTCTTTCCGGTGTGGCACAGTGGATGAAAGAATTGGGTTGTGAAGTAAAAGGTTCCGATCGTGCAGTGTCATCTGTGACGCAAATGCTGGAAACCAAAGGTGTTTTAACAAAAATTGAAGAAGTGACAGAAAGTGTGCCGGAGAATACGGATATTGTTGTCTATTCCGACGCCTTACCATTTGAACATCCAGCCCGTGTTTTTGCTCGCGCGAAGGGAATCCGCGAAATGAATTACGCGCAATGTTTGGGGTTGTTGACGGAAGGGTATCGGTGTATTGCCGTTGCGGGAAGTCACGGCAAATCTACCACCACCGCGCTCATTGCCCACATCTTAACGGAGGCTGGTTTAGATCCCACTGTTGTTGTTGGAACAAAAGTTCCGACGCTGGGGAATGTAAATTTTCGTTTCGGGAGAAGCGATATTGTAGTGGTTGAGGCCGATGAATTTCGGAGCCATTTTCTGGAGCTTTCTCCAACGGTCGCAATTATCAATAATATCGATCACGATCATGTCGATGTTTTTCCGACAATAGAATCTTATGTTGATGCTTTTAAAAAATTTGTTGTAAAAATAAAAGTTGGTGGGGAACTTATATTGAATGTACACGATTCATATACTGAGAAATTGGCAGGGGAACGGGACGATATAAATGTAACTTTTTTTGAAAAGCGCGACGCGGAGATTGCTTCGGCTAGCCTGCGGGCAGCCTCGCAAAGACGGAATTATGTTGTTGATTTTCAAAAATATGACAACGGTCGGCAGTATTTTTCGGTGTCAAAAAATAATGTTTCGATGGGTGATTTTAATATTGCATTTCCAGGCGACCACATGTTGCTGGATGCTGTAGCTGCGATTGCGGCCGCAGTTCCTTTTCTGGATGATCTGGAAAAAATTCGTAACGCCATGGCCACTTTTCGTGGTACGTGGCGGCGTTTTGAGTTACTCGGAAAATATAAAAGTGCGACGGTGATTTCTGATTACGCGCATCATCCAACAGAGGTGAAGGCGTTACTGCGTGGGACTCGACAGGCCTATCCAAATAAAAAAATTGTCATCGTTTTTCAACCCCATCAGAGCTCAAGAACACAGGCATTTGGCAATGATTTTATTGAAGCGCTATCGCTGGCCGACGAAGTCCTTTTGGTTGAAGTATTTAGTGTTGCCGGACGAGATAATCCAAAAGATTTTTCCACTGATCGACATTGGGTTGAGGTCTTAAAACAGCGGGGCAAGGAGGCCTATTACGCTGAAGACTTGTTTGTGGCGGAGAAAATGTTGCGTGAAACAGAACCGACGGATGAGATTTTGTTGTTCGTGGGGGCGGGATCTATCGATCAATTGGCGCGGAAAATGGTCTAA